The DNA segment ACCCTAGAAAAACAATTGCAATTACGATAAAAAGCACACCTGGATGTGTGAATATAGGAAAATTTTGTAAAGTGAAATAAAAACCAAAGGCGATTAATAATAGTCCAATGAAAAGCCATACGAAATTCTCTTCCTGTTGTGGTCCTTGCACAATAACATAAAAGAAAATAAAACTGATCCCGAGTACGATCAATTGGATGTTGAGCGAATGTATATTAAAAAATAAAAACAAAATACCAAGAATGATGAATGCTCCAGCTGGAATTAAAAATTTTTTATTCAAGAAGAAAACCTCCTTACTGAAAACAATTAAGGGTTGTCTTCTTACTATATGAGAGAAACAAGAGAAAAATATTTAAAATTTTCTTAATAATGCTATAATAAGGGTAGCTTCATGGGTATTCATACGTTGCCTTCTCTTGTTTAAGTTAAAAAAGTTAATAGAAAGGAGCAGATGCATAGTGATTAGTGATGCACAAAAGCCGATTAAATTTGAAATCAATGAAAATACAATGGCGATTGTTGCGGAGAGGAGGATAGAGGGGTCAATTTATTCAAGAGTGTTGGAGTTAGATGGAGAGGTTGTTGTACCCGTCAAACCTGCTAAGATTATTGATGATAGTTGCCGTTATTTTGGAAGTAGCTTAAAAGGTAGGCAAGAGGGGACAAAAGCAATAACAGGTATTAGTTATAAATCCCCCATTGCAATTGATCCATCAAGTGGCATATATATGTTCCCCACAAATTCACCTCGTTGTAATCATTGTTCTTGGATTGCCCACCAATACATTTCCCACTATGCCCCTTCAGATGATGGAAGAACGAGTGTTACATTTACAAATGGTCAATCTCTCTTGCTTGAAATATCATTCCGTTCATTTGAGAACCAACTTAATCGAACAGCACAATTTCGTTACTTGCTTTCCAAGCGGATACAACTAGCATAATAGTCCACTTACAACTGTTGCACTGATAGAAATTCCTCATCACGCTTCAATAAATATTGCTTCAACAATGCTTCTACGTTTTGGCGAATCTTCGGGTTAAAATAGTTTCTCTTCTCTTCATAACCATTATAAATGAATAAGTACTGTGAAAATACTTCATCTCGTCCCTCTTGTATAACTGTTAAATTCCTAACTTTCATCATATGTTTAACTTTACGCAAATCATTATGAATAGCCTTTTCAGTTTCTTCAACTAATTGGATATAAGGGACTGGTAATTTAAATGGTGCGTCCTTAATGATAAGTATATCCTTTGATAATATAGTTAGAGCCATTGGTAAAAATATATACAATTCTAACGTTCTTCGGTCACTTTCTGACACTCTTCCCATTGAAAACCCTCCCCTTAAAAGAGATAATAGATAAAGGGAACATTTGTTCTTTATTTTATCTTAATTATATCCAGCTTTCAAGATAATTATGACAGTTAAAAGTAATTGTTGATTAAATTGATCGTTCGAAAATAAGCATCTCGTTTCAAGCCTAAGCATTTCGAATGTTTAATTAGTAACTTTTTAAATTGCTGAAAGGTAATAGAAATATCATCAGTGGGAGTGTTCGCTCATTTCCACTGATGGTAAATTGAACAGATGAAGTAATAAATGACGCTTAATTAGATTAAATTAAAAACAAGTTTTTCTCTGAAGTTATTTTAAAATCGACTACATTTTAAAGGTGATATCAGATAAATTAAGTATTCATATGTAAAATAGTTCTGTTAGTTTTTTAAAACTCACAATGCTCGTGTACTTTAAATGGTTAATTCTCAGAATAGTTAAAAACTTATACACTGAGACTAGGAAAACAAAAGTCATTGTAGTAAACTGTTTTTAAGTTAATTGGGAAAAATCTCTAATAGGATTGAAAGTTGACGCAAGTAGCAGGTTTCATTCACAGTATAACTAGTAGATAATTATAGCTATTTGTTGATTGTTGAAAGTTTAACCGTTATTGAACATACTAGTAATGAAAGTTAAAATCATATTAGATAGTAGATGCAAGATAAAGATGTAGCACTATGAGTGGTAAGGAGTATCAGTAAATGAATGTTCCCTTCGTTGGAATTAATATAACAGTAGATCAAATTGTATCATGGTTAAATGATTATGCAGGTTTAGGACCTTTACCAGGTATCCTTCTTCCTTTTTTTGAAGCAATGTTGCCATTTTTACCACTTGTTTTGTTTGTGATGGGGAATGCTGCAGCATTTGGCTTATGGCAAGGTTTTTTGTTCTCGTGGATTGGGACAGTATTAGGCGCGTTAGTCATTTATTTTGTTATTAGAAAGTTAAAGGATACAAAACCATTCCATTTTTTAAGAAAAAAAGAGCAGTTTCAGCGTTTAGCTGACTGGGTAGAACGGCATGGATTTGGCCCATTGTTTTTGCTATACTGCTTCCCATTCTCTCCTTCAGCATTAATTAACTTAGTTGCTGGGTTGTCAAATATAAGTAAAAAACAATTTACATTAGCAGTAGTGCTTGGGAAAATGGTTATGGTATTTTTTATATCACTTGTCGGTCAAGATTTAGTTACATTAATTCGAGAACCACAAAAACTGCTAGTTTTTCTAGTTGTTATGGGAGGCATGTGGTTAATCGGGAAAATAATAGAACGACGTTTGCAAGCAGGATGATTTTCCGTAATGGGAGAGGGATCTGAAATGAGGAATGGTACTAGGAGAATGATGCTTAGTTGGTTAAGATCATTATCAATTGCTTTATTAATTGCCATTATTGTTCGCACATTTGTTTTTTCAAGTTATGTCGTACAAGGTGAATCGATGTTACCGACATTACAGGATGGTAACTTACTTATCATTAATAAAATTGGTTATAAGATAACAGATATAAGACGGTTTGATGTTGTTGTATTTCATGCTAATCAACGTGAAGATTATGTGAAACGAGTAATCGGTCTTCCAGGTGATACAATTGCTGTAAAGGATAATGTTCTATATGTAAATGAACAGCCATTTGAACAACCATTCTTTGAACATACAGAGGATATACAGTCGTCACAAATTTTTACTGATGATTTTACACTTGAAGGATTAACAGGTGAAAGAGTAGTACCAGAGGATGCATTATTTGTTATGGGCGATAATCGAATGAACAGCAGAGATAGCCGTTTTTTCGGTTTTATAACAACAGAAGAAGTCGTAGGAAAAGTGAATTTAAGATATTGGCCAATGCAACAATTAGATGTCCATTTTTAAAGTGAGCTGGTTACATATTCATTTTATATTTTCTATGATTGAATTCCTAACATTGTAAAATTTAATACGTCTTAGAAGTATCTTAATTAACTATTCGCATGATAGTTAGTTTTATTCCATTTATCATTTCCTGCTGTTATTCATAAAGTTAACTATCGTTGATTAGAGAACGAATAGCTACTATGTTAGTATAAACATTTTGATGTAACAACATTGAGTGGTTTCTTTACATTCGTTATAATAAAAAGAGTTATTTCGAAGCGGAAAAATGAGTTTAAAAAGAAATGAATATATGAATTGATTACGATATGAACGGCGGTCTAGCTTTGCATTAAGTGGAAGCTAGACCTTTTCTGTAAAAGGAAAATTTATCGTTAACTTGCCTTGCTAGGGTCACTTTTACATGGAAGACTTACATTTTTTCGTTTGCAATGGAAAAGGAGGAATATGAGGTGTCACTACGTTTTATACTTGGACGCTCAGGTAGTGGAAAGTCAAGTAAATGCTTAAATGAAATAAGGGAACGTCTTAAACAGGAACCAGATGGTGAGCCGATTATTTATCTTGTTCCTGAACAGATGACATTTCAGTCAGAGTCCCTTTTGACTCATACGCCTGAATTAGGTGGGATGATCAGATCACAAGTGTTTAGTTTTACACGTCTTGCTTGGCGTGTGTTGCAAGAGACGGGTGGAATTGCGCGTTATCATTTATCTACAACAGGGATTCAGATGGTATTACGTCGTATTATTGAGAATAATAAAAAGCATTTAAAGGTATTTCAAAAAGCTTCAAATACGAATGGTTTTGTTGAACAGATGGAGACGATGATTACAGAATTTAAGCGATATTGTGTTGAATCGGAAGATTTATTGAAGAAAAAAGAAGAGATCGATCGTGCCACATCAAAACAACCGTTAGATGTTGTCTTAAGTGATAAACTACATGATTTTCATTTAATTTACCATGCATTTGAAAGGTATCTCGAAGGTCATTATGTTGATTCAGAAGATTATTTACAATTACTTGCTGATGGTATTCCAAATGCAGAAAGCTTGGCGGGTGCAGAAATCTATGTAGATGGATTTCATAGTTTTACACCACAAGAGTTGCTCGTTTTATCATCTTTAATGAAGCATTGCAAACGAGTTAATGTTACGTTAACGCTTGATAGCCAAATAGAAAGAGAGAACATACATGAGTTAGATTTATTTCACATGACTGCTTCAACCTATGAACGCTTACAAAAAATTGCACTCGAAGAACAAGTTGAGGTAGAAGTTCCTTGTCTATTAGAGAAAACTCCGGTTCGCTTTGAAGAAATTCCGTCACTTGCTCATTTAGAACAACATTACGAGACACGCCCAGCCCCAGCATTTATCGGACAAGCAAATGTTTTTCTTCATCCTGCGGTCAATCGTAGAGCTGAAGTAGAGGGTATTGCACGACAAATTTATCAACTCGTTCAATCTGATGGTTATCGTTATCGTGATATTGCAATTTTACTCCGAAATAGCTCAGATTATCATGATTTATTTGTAACGATCTTTGAAGATTATAAGATCCCTATTTTTCTTGATCAAAAGCAAGTGATGTTGAATCATCCACTAATTGAATTCATTCGGTCATGTTTAGATATTATTCAAGGAAATTGGCGTTATGAAGCTGTATTTCGAGCGTTGAAAACAGAACTACTCTTTCCATATGATGATGACAGGAAAATGCTAAGAGAAGAGGTGGATATTCTCGAGAATTACGCACTAGCTTATGGTGTTCAAGGTTCCTATTGGAAACAGAAAGAACCTTGGCGTTACAGTCGTTTCCGAACGTCTGTTGACAAAGTACATATTCAGACTGATCGTGAGGCAGCGTATGAGAAACGTTTGAATCAATTACGAGATAAAATTGTCCCACCACTACATCGACTAGAAAGAAACATGAAACGAGTAAGCACTGTACGAGAACAATGTACGGTTTTGTATGAGTTTCTAGAGGAAATGGACATACCGAAGAAACTTGAACGATTACGAGATGAAGCAGAGAACACAGGTAGGTTAACAAACGCGAGAGAACATGACCAAGTGTGGGGGTCTGTTGTTAACTTATTTGATGAAATAGTTGAGGTGATGGAAGAGGATGAGTTATCCTTTGAACTATTTCGAAAGATTCTAGACGCGGGTTTGGAATCAATGCGTTTTTCACTTGTGCCACCTGCAATCGATCAAGTGTTAGTTGGAGATATTGAGCGATCTCGTTTCTCACATATTAAATGTACATTCATTGTCGGGGTAAATGATGGAGTTTTACCTGCAAAACCTATAGAGGACGGAATTTTAGCGGAAAATGAGCGAGAGGCGTTATCACTAAGTGGACTAGAGCTATCACCAAGTAGTAAACGCCAGCTTCTCGATGAGAATTTTCTAATTTACCTCGCATTATCAAGTGCATCTGAAAGATTATTTATTAGTTACCCACTTGCGAATGAAGAAGGTAAAGCGCTTGTTCCCTCAGTTTTAATTAAACGGATTAGTGACTTATTCCCTCAATTAGAGGAGCAAATTTTATTTGATGATCCATCAGAAGAAGTGAATGCCGATCAAATACGTTACGTAACAAGTCCGCGCAAAACAGTCGCATATGTTGCGACACAGATGCAACAGTGGAAGCGAGGATACCCTATTGCATCACTTTGGTGGGATGTGTATAACTGGTATGTTACAAATCCAGAAGAAAAGTTTGCTGTAAAAAATGCCCTAAGCAGTTTGTTTTATCGGAATGAAGCAGTGTCGCTTAATGAAGACGTAAGTAAAAAGTTGTATGGAAAGCATATGCAAACAAGTGTTTCAAGAATGGAACGATATCAAGCATGTGCATTTTCTCAATTTGCATCACACGGTTTACGTCTGAAGGAGAGGGATCATTATCGATTAGAAGCACCTGATATTGGACAGTTATTCCATGAAGCATTAAGGCGTCTAGCTGAGTATGTTCGTAAAGAAAACATGGACTGGGGTAAGCTATCAAAAGAAGATTGCCATCAGTTATCAAAGCAAATGGTTGAACAGCTTGCACCGAATATTCAACGACAAATTTTATTAAGTTCAAATCGATATGAATACATTAAGCACAAACTCCAAGAAGTTGTGGAACGAGCATCAACAGTTTTAAGTGAACAAGCAAGGCATAGTGGGTTTGCACCAGTTGGATTAGAACTAGGTTTTGGAAAGAATCAAGAAGATTTATTACCGCCATTGCAATTTACATTACCGAATGGTTGTACGATGGAAGTCATTGGTCGTATCGATCGAGTCGATCAAGCGATGGAGAACGGACAAGGGATTTTATTGCGCATAATAGACTATAAATCAAGCCAAAAGAATTTAGATTTAACTGAAGTTTATTTTGGTTTAGCATTACAAATGTTAACGTACTTGGACGTTGTGATAACGTATGCTAAGCAATGGTTAGGGCAAGAGGCAGATCCTGCAGGTGTACTCTATTTCCATGTACATAATCCAATGCTTAATACAACAGGCATGATGAAACAAGAGGACATTGAATATAGTCTTTTCAAAGAATTTAAGATGAAGGGACTGCTCACAGCCGAAGAGAAAATTGTTCGGTTGATGGATACGAATTTAGAATCAGGTCATTCAGATATGATTCCTGTTGCGTTAACAAAAACAGGAGGATTTTATAAAGGATCGTCGATTGCTAGTAAAGAAGAATTCGAACTGTTACAACAACATGTTAGAAATTTATTAATGCATATCGGACAAGGGATTACAGATGGAACGACTGAAATAAACCCGTATAAGTTGAATGATAAAATACCATGTACGTTTTGTTCTTATAAGTCGGTTTGTCAATTCGACCAATCTCTTGAGGAGAACGATTATCGCACTATGAAGAAGAAAGAAAGAGAAGAAATCTTCGAAGAACTGAGAAGTGCAGGTGAAGATGATGAATAATGTTCCAAAACCAGAAGCAAGTATGTGGACAGATGACCAATGGAAGGCGATTACAGCAGAAGGAACAAACATATTAGTAGCGGCTGCTGCGGGTTCAGGAAAAACCGCTGTGTTAGTTGAACGGATTATTAGAAAAATAACGAATGTCACGAATCCAATTGATGTTGATCGTCTATTAATTGTGACGTTTACGAACGCAGCTGCAGCAGAGATGAGAAATCGAATTGGAAAGGCGTTAGAAAAAGAACTTCAGACGAATCCATCTTCTTTGCACTTAAGACGTCAGCTATCATTGTTAAATAAGGCATCGATTTCTACGCTCCATTCTTTTTGTATGGAGATTGTACGTAAATATTATTATCGTCTTAATCTAGATCCGAAGTTTCGTATTGCAGATACAACTGAAGCAGAGTTATTACGTGAGGAAGTTTTAGATGAGTTATTTGAGGAGCAATTTAGCATAGCAGATAATCCACAATTCTTTGACTTAGTTGATCGATATAGCAATGATCGAAGTGACTTAGAGTTGCAAAACCTTGTCCGCAAATTGTTTGATTTTTCTCGAGCTAATCCTAATCCACGCCAATGGTTAGATAACATTGGTGATAGTTATGCATTAAGTGATAGCTCAACGATTGAAGATTTACCGTGGATAGCAGACTTGCTTAATGATATTCATATGCAGCTATCTGGGGCAGAACAAATATTAGAAAAAGCGATGTCCCTTACGTTAGAACCAAGAGCGCCTGCTGCATATGCTGAGAATTTTGAGAAGGATTTACAAGGTGTACGTACGTTACAACATCAGACATCATGGCAAGGTATGTTTGATGCCTTTCAACAACTGGACGCCTTTGGACGACTGAAGAGTGCTCGAGGAAAAGATATTGATAAAAACCTACAGGAACAGATTAAAGGGTTA comes from the Bacillus solimangrovi genome and includes:
- the addB gene encoding helicase-exonuclease AddAB subunit AddB — translated: MSLRFILGRSGSGKSSKCLNEIRERLKQEPDGEPIIYLVPEQMTFQSESLLTHTPELGGMIRSQVFSFTRLAWRVLQETGGIARYHLSTTGIQMVLRRIIENNKKHLKVFQKASNTNGFVEQMETMITEFKRYCVESEDLLKKKEEIDRATSKQPLDVVLSDKLHDFHLIYHAFERYLEGHYVDSEDYLQLLADGIPNAESLAGAEIYVDGFHSFTPQELLVLSSLMKHCKRVNVTLTLDSQIERENIHELDLFHMTASTYERLQKIALEEQVEVEVPCLLEKTPVRFEEIPSLAHLEQHYETRPAPAFIGQANVFLHPAVNRRAEVEGIARQIYQLVQSDGYRYRDIAILLRNSSDYHDLFVTIFEDYKIPIFLDQKQVMLNHPLIEFIRSCLDIIQGNWRYEAVFRALKTELLFPYDDDRKMLREEVDILENYALAYGVQGSYWKQKEPWRYSRFRTSVDKVHIQTDREAAYEKRLNQLRDKIVPPLHRLERNMKRVSTVREQCTVLYEFLEEMDIPKKLERLRDEAENTGRLTNAREHDQVWGSVVNLFDEIVEVMEEDELSFELFRKILDAGLESMRFSLVPPAIDQVLVGDIERSRFSHIKCTFIVGVNDGVLPAKPIEDGILAENEREALSLSGLELSPSSKRQLLDENFLIYLALSSASERLFISYPLANEEGKALVPSVLIKRISDLFPQLEEQILFDDPSEEVNADQIRYVTSPRKTVAYVATQMQQWKRGYPIASLWWDVYNWYVTNPEEKFAVKNALSSLFYRNEAVSLNEDVSKKLYGKHMQTSVSRMERYQACAFSQFASHGLRLKERDHYRLEAPDIGQLFHEALRRLAEYVRKENMDWGKLSKEDCHQLSKQMVEQLAPNIQRQILLSSNRYEYIKHKLQEVVERASTVLSEQARHSGFAPVGLELGFGKNQEDLLPPLQFTLPNGCTMEVIGRIDRVDQAMENGQGILLRIIDYKSSQKNLDLTEVYFGLALQMLTYLDVVITYAKQWLGQEADPAGVLYFHVHNPMLNTTGMMKQEDIEYSLFKEFKMKGLLTAEEKIVRLMDTNLESGHSDMIPVALTKTGGFYKGSSIASKEEFELLQQHVRNLLMHIGQGITDGTTEINPYKLNDKIPCTFCSYKSVCQFDQSLEENDYRTMKKKEREEIFEELRSAGEDDE
- a CDS encoding competence protein ComK gives rise to the protein MISDAQKPIKFEINENTMAIVAERRIEGSIYSRVLELDGEVVVPVKPAKIIDDSCRYFGSSLKGRQEGTKAITGISYKSPIAIDPSSGIYMFPTNSPRCNHCSWIAHQYISHYAPSDDGRTSVTFTNGQSLLLEISFRSFENQLNRTAQFRYLLSKRIQLA
- a CDS encoding TVP38/TMEM64 family protein, which codes for MNVPFVGINITVDQIVSWLNDYAGLGPLPGILLPFFEAMLPFLPLVLFVMGNAAAFGLWQGFLFSWIGTVLGALVIYFVIRKLKDTKPFHFLRKKEQFQRLADWVERHGFGPLFLLYCFPFSPSALINLVAGLSNISKKQFTLAVVLGKMVMVFFISLVGQDLVTLIREPQKLLVFLVVMGGMWLIGKIIERRLQAG
- the lepB gene encoding signal peptidase I; this translates as MRNGTRRMMLSWLRSLSIALLIAIIVRTFVFSSYVVQGESMLPTLQDGNLLIINKIGYKITDIRRFDVVVFHANQREDYVKRVIGLPGDTIAVKDNVLYVNEQPFEQPFFEHTEDIQSSQIFTDDFTLEGLTGERVVPEDALFVMGDNRMNSRDSRFFGFITTEEVVGKVNLRYWPMQQLDVHF